Proteins from a genomic interval of Vanessa atalanta chromosome 28, ilVanAtal1.2, whole genome shotgun sequence:
- the LOC125074539 gene encoding uncharacterized protein LOC125074539 codes for MSIIACCNAAGNFLSPVVIIKGVNKKPEFLDGLPHGSDVYMSKKSAYVNAELFQKWPVQHFIPRKPQAETRNCMLTNKEKKINRLIAGRLIGNLWIRATTPSNAISGFRSCGIYPYNTAAIPESFYTISDLSSSNPLREEPQDILPENTLQLPVPSCNNPLLPESNCSEVSALAETQTSTITNVDHTHDNTTREESPSPLSQLHCLQPNEEGIKETPSKLLQECSPIPKIPIPLYKRGKQSAAVLNSKENIANKKIKGKATPNIGERGAMGAIR; via the exons ATGTCAATAATAGCTTGCTGCAATGCTGCTGGAAATTTTCTCAGCcctgttgttattattaaaggagtaaataaaaaaccagAATTTCTTGATGGTCTCCCTCATGGTTCTGATGTTTACATGAGCAAGAAATCAGCCTATGTTAATGCGGAGCTATTTCAAAAGTGGCCAGTACAGCATTTTATACCACGAAAGCCTCAAG CTGAGACGAGGAACTGCATGCttacaaacaaagaaaaaaaaattaaccgttTAATAGCTGGCAGGCTAATTGGTAATCTATGGATTCGAGCCACTACGCCTTCTAATGCTATTTCGGGCTTTAGGTCTTGTGGTATTTACCCTTACAATACTGCTGCTATTCCAGAAAGTTTCTATACAATCTCCGATTTGTCATCAAGCAATCCACTCCGGGAGGAACCACAAGATATCTTACCtgaaaatacattacaattacCTGTTCCCTCATGTAACAATCCGTTGTTGCCAGAATCAAACTGCAGCGAGGTTTCAGCTTTGGCTGAAACTCAAACATCTACAATAACAAATGTTGACCATACACATGATAATACAACGAGAGAAGAATCTCCATCTCCTCTTTCCCAACTTCATTGTTTGCAGCCAAATGAAGAAGGCATAAAGGAGACACCTAGCAAGTTATTGCAAGAATGTTCCCCTATACCGAAAATTCCGATACCTTTATACAAAAGAGGAAAACAATCAGCTGCAGTATTAAATTCCAAAGAAAACATAGCTAATAAGAAAATCAAAGGTAAAGCTACTCCTAACATAGGGGAGCGCGGGGCAATGGGAGCGATCAGGTAA